The DNA segment GCTCCTTTTTACGCTCGTCGATGATCCGGTTCGGCGTGTCCTTCTCCGCCGCTTTCCTTACGGCGTGTTCTACGTTTCCGGCGAGGAGCGTGACACCATCCTCGCGGTCGTAGACCTCCGGCAGGATCCGGAAACAGTTCGCGGCGCATACAACCGCTGACGGGGAACGCCTTTGCCTCACAGTGCCACGCGCTGCGGTCTAACTCGCTGCTGCTCCCGCCGAGCGCGGCCTTGGCGACTTCACCGTCCGTTCCGCGGCGGCCGGCGACACTCTGGTACGGCACACGCCGGCCTCGGACAACGCCCTGCCG comes from the Myxococcales bacterium genome and includes:
- a CDS encoding type II toxin-antitoxin system RelE/ParE family toxin: MRPEPRITPDAEADTLAAARYYEAERANLGLGFLDEFDHALSLIRATPLLFTLVDDPVRRVLLRRFPYGVFYVSGEERDTILAVVDLRQDPETVRGAYNR